A genomic region of Pseudomonas migulae contains the following coding sequences:
- a CDS encoding sulfite exporter TauE/SafE family protein — translation MFYLLLTLFGCMTGITAVLFGFGGGFVVVPLLYRMLIASHGTNDLIGQSAMHIAVATSTCVMIVNALVATGKHHRAGNLIRHYLWPLGGFIGLGAVVGAVAAMWVSGEVIRYAFIAYLGVTIVDCLFSPGFLTHTDNAIPRRLGRVEVSGGGVGIGAIATFLGVGGSVMTVPLLRRCGLSMSQATSMANPLSLPVALAGTVTYMAMAGFTEFDLGAWFVGYVDVLAFAVLTMGSLVGIRLATPWIGRIPDRIHARVYIGLLVLVMISMCLS, via the coding sequence ATGTTCTATCTCTTGCTGACACTCTTCGGCTGCATGACCGGCATCACCGCCGTGCTGTTCGGTTTCGGCGGCGGCTTCGTCGTCGTGCCATTGCTGTACCGCATGCTCATCGCTAGCCACGGTACCAACGACCTAATTGGTCAATCGGCGATGCACATCGCAGTCGCCACTTCGACCTGCGTGATGATCGTCAACGCACTGGTCGCCACTGGAAAACACCATCGCGCGGGTAATCTGATTCGCCATTACCTGTGGCCGCTGGGTGGGTTTATCGGATTGGGCGCGGTGGTCGGCGCAGTGGCGGCGATGTGGGTCAGTGGCGAGGTGATTCGGTATGCGTTCATTGCCTATCTGGGCGTGACCATTGTGGATTGCCTGTTCAGTCCTGGATTTCTTACGCACACCGATAACGCAATCCCACGGCGATTGGGGAGGGTGGAAGTGTCGGGTGGTGGCGTAGGAATCGGCGCCATCGCCACATTCCTCGGCGTAGGCGGCAGCGTCATGACCGTGCCGTTGTTGCGACGTTGCGGGTTGAGCATGTCGCAGGCGACGTCCATGGCCAATCCACTAAGCCTGCCCGTGGCGCTGGCCGGGACAGTGACTTACATGGCGATGGCGGGGTTCACCGAGTTTGATCTGGGCGCGTGGTTTGTCGGTTATGTGGACGTGCTGGCGTTTGCGGTTTTGACGATGGGATCGTTGGTGGGGATTCGACTGGCCACGCCATGGATCGGGCGGATTCCGGATCGAATCCATGCGCGGGTTTACATCGGTTTGCTGGTATTGGTGATGATCAGTATGTGCCTGAGTTGA
- a CDS encoding type II toxin-antitoxin system Phd/YefM family antitoxin, whose translation MSDDAKSAGARAWRGDRVVITEAGRPYLDLLPHVDWPQTRKPGRLKGKIRISADFDSTPEDIIEGFKGGL comes from the coding sequence ATGAGTGATGACGCAAAATCTGCAGGTGCGCGTGCATGGCGGGGCGACAGGGTGGTGATCACCGAGGCCGGAAGGCCTTATCTGGACCTGTTGCCCCATGTCGATTGGCCGCAGACCCGCAAGCCTGGGCGGCTGAAGGGGAAGATTCGGATATCGGCGGATTTTGACAGCACCCCTGAGGACATCATCGAAGGTTTTAAGGGCGGGCTATGA
- a CDS encoding AraC family transcriptional regulator, which yields MRNVSINLLDDTPRSVVAIGTDYSYGQVLPRHTHRRAQLLYGATGVMQVSTHDGNWVVPPQRAVWIPPGVAHEVLMLGVSTRSLYIEPGVVDLGSQCQVISVSPLMRHLLMEAVEVPLAYDEAGRDGALIDLLLHELARSAHLPLHIPLPVDARLLALCQGFLQRPDAHQSPQQWADQLHISLRTFNRLFRQQTDLSFSQWRQRACVVLALARLAVGEPVTRIALDFGYDSPAAFSTMFRRVLGQAPSVWLEGAK from the coding sequence ATGCGCAATGTTTCGATTAATTTGCTGGATGACACGCCACGGTCGGTGGTGGCGATCGGTACGGATTATTCCTACGGTCAGGTGTTGCCCCGTCATACACACCGACGGGCGCAGTTGTTGTACGGCGCGACCGGGGTGATGCAGGTCAGCACGCATGACGGCAATTGGGTGGTGCCGCCGCAGCGGGCGGTGTGGATTCCGCCGGGGGTGGCGCATGAGGTGTTGATGCTGGGGGTGAGCACGCGGAGTTTGTACATCGAACCGGGGGTGGTGGACCTGGGGAGTCAGTGTCAGGTGATCAGCGTTTCGCCGTTGATGCGGCATTTGCTGATGGAGGCGGTGGAGGTTCCGCTGGCGTACGACGAGGCCGGGCGCGATGGGGCGTTGATCGATTTGCTGCTGCATGAACTGGCGCGCAGTGCTCACTTGCCGTTGCACATTCCGCTGCCTGTCGATGCGCGATTGCTCGCGTTGTGCCAGGGCTTTTTACAGCGGCCCGATGCCCATCAGTCGCCGCAGCAGTGGGCGGATCAGTTGCACATCAGTTTGCGCACGTTCAATCGCCTGTTCCGCCAGCAGACCGACCTGAGTTTCAGCCAGTGGCGGCAACGCGCCTGTGTGGTGCTGGCGCTCGCAAGGTTGGCGGTGGGTGAGCCGGTGACGCGGATTGCGCTGGATTTTGGTTATGACAGCCCGGCGGCGTTCTCGACGATGTTTCGCCGTGTGTTGGGTCAGGCGCCGTCCGTCTGGTTGGAGGGTGCGAAATAA
- a CDS encoding diguanylate cyclase encodes MEIQRGKGLSFARRIYLPRTIGLGVGCISVAVALSPLNMPFWVWALMLVNAFVWPHVAYQLSTRANFPYKTERRNLLFDSLCGGFWAATVQLNPLTTVTILAMMAMNNVATGGLRLFMLGTLTQAMGVMIAWLLFGATFNPTTTPIQIWACLPILTLYPWAVGIVCYRLAIKLSEHKRALSALSRTDSLTGLLNHGAWKDLLQLQFHHCREHQQPAATALIDIDHFKPINDTYGHIVGDSVLRQLSAELKRNLRECDLAGRYGGDEFCVILPDMPLHKARDVMERIREVLHDYRHQDIPELRVSLSIGLAAYHPSFTDAIAWLDDADKALYTAKNTGRNKISVATRDTERNTAVTLAI; translated from the coding sequence ATGGAAATCCAACGCGGCAAGGGCTTGTCATTTGCCAGACGCATTTACTTGCCCCGAACCATTGGCCTTGGTGTCGGTTGCATCAGCGTGGCCGTTGCGCTGTCTCCATTGAACATGCCGTTTTGGGTGTGGGCGTTGATGCTGGTCAACGCTTTTGTCTGGCCCCACGTTGCTTATCAACTGTCGACCCGCGCGAACTTTCCCTACAAGACCGAACGCCGCAACCTGCTTTTCGATTCGCTGTGTGGCGGTTTCTGGGCGGCGACGGTGCAGCTCAATCCGCTCACCACGGTGACCATCCTGGCGATGATGGCGATGAACAACGTCGCCACGGGCGGCCTGCGGCTGTTCATGCTCGGCACCTTGACCCAAGCGATGGGCGTGATGATTGCCTGGTTGCTGTTCGGCGCGACGTTCAACCCCACGACCACCCCGATACAGATTTGGGCGTGCCTGCCGATCCTCACGCTCTACCCGTGGGCGGTGGGCATAGTCTGCTATCGGCTGGCGATCAAACTGTCCGAACACAAACGCGCCTTGAGCGCCCTGAGCCGTACCGACAGCCTGACCGGCTTGCTCAACCACGGCGCCTGGAAAGACCTGCTGCAACTGCAGTTCCACCACTGTCGCGAGCATCAACAGCCCGCCGCGACTGCCTTGATCGACATCGATCACTTCAAACCCATCAACGACACTTACGGGCACATCGTCGGTGACTCGGTGCTGCGTCAGTTGAGTGCCGAACTCAAACGCAATCTGCGCGAATGTGATCTGGCTGGGCGTTATGGCGGTGATGAGTTCTGCGTGATCTTGCCCGACATGCCGTTGCATAAGGCACGGGATGTCATGGAACGAATTCGTGAAGTGCTGCATGACTACCGGCATCAGGACATTCCCGAATTGCGGGTCAGCCTGAGCATCGGCCTGGCCGCTTATCACCCGTCCTTCACCGATGCCATTGCCTGGCTCGATGACGCAGACAAAGCCCTCTACACCGCCAAAAACACCGGCCGCAACAAAATCTCTGTCGCCACCCGCGATACCGAGCGCAACACCGCCGTCACGCTGGCGATTTAG
- a CDS encoding DUF1003 domain-containing protein: MTTETKTTAPVDHLRFHRPHAHLAPTFGTDKFALRAEAFARFFGTPTFLGAQTLIVVLWVCLNVFGVAHFDLYPFILLNLAFSLQSAYAAPLILLAQTRQAARDKAQSEADAQHREALAVANSERQAQAAQNSAQLLELLEQNTRLTEMTKTLTERIEILTSEMHQHFVRKV, encoded by the coding sequence ATGACCACCGAAACCAAAACCACTGCGCCCGTCGATCACTTACGCTTTCACCGTCCTCACGCTCACCTGGCGCCGACCTTCGGCACGGACAAGTTCGCCCTGCGCGCCGAGGCCTTTGCGCGGTTCTTCGGCACGCCGACCTTTCTGGGTGCGCAGACGCTGATCGTGGTGTTGTGGGTGTGCCTCAATGTGTTCGGCGTGGCTCACTTCGACCTCTATCCGTTTATCCTGCTCAACCTCGCGTTCAGCCTGCAATCGGCCTATGCCGCGCCGCTGATTCTGCTGGCCCAGACCCGGCAAGCCGCGCGCGACAAGGCGCAATCCGAAGCCGATGCTCAGCACCGTGAGGCGCTGGCGGTGGCCAACAGTGAACGTCAGGCCCAAGCGGCGCAGAACTCCGCGCAATTGCTCGAATTGCTCGAGCAAAACACCCGCCTCACCGAGATGACCAAGACCCTCACTGAACGCATCGAAATCCTGACGTCGGAAATGCACCAGCATTTCGTGCGCAAGGTCTGA
- the dcm gene encoding DNA (cytosine-5-)-methyltransferase — MNLFETPSFESLSETTSGTHEPETHPVTDLALLHKLLEIYDQGQLAEILNDVSPTHWCRETINRWVKGKASPKLSHIEFTRLEGLLPKRLNHKPSFTFIDLFAGIGGIRKGFEAIGGECLFTSEWNKYAVKTYKANHFCDPARHRFNLDIRSVTLSDKPEISDEEAYKNIDRNIPDHDVLLAGFPCQPFSLAGVSKKNSLGRKHGFECETQGTLFFDVARIIAAKRPAAFLLENVKNLKSHDKGNTFRIICEALDELGYEVADVNAPKGSDPKVIDAKHFVPQHRERIVLVGFRRDLNVHQGFTLSEINKYFPTQKPTFGDLLDKEVDSKYILTPKLWDYLYRYAAKHREKGNGFGFGLTRPNDVARTLSARYHKDGSEILVDRGFVETLDFNSELNQINRPRRLTPHECSRLMGFDKPGESAFIIPVSDTQAYRQFGNSVAVPVFEAVARLMKDRILKAKEKMTDTEQPQLEFALPA; from the coding sequence ATGAATCTATTTGAAACACCATCTTTTGAATCCTTGAGCGAAACGACCTCGGGCACCCATGAGCCGGAAACTCATCCTGTTACTGATCTTGCGCTGTTGCACAAGCTGCTTGAGATTTACGATCAAGGTCAGCTCGCCGAGATTCTCAACGATGTCAGCCCAACCCATTGGTGCCGTGAAACGATTAATCGCTGGGTCAAAGGCAAAGCTTCGCCGAAGCTTTCCCACATTGAGTTCACTCGCCTGGAAGGCTTGTTGCCCAAGCGTTTGAACCACAAACCTTCCTTTACCTTCATCGATCTTTTCGCTGGTATCGGTGGAATCAGAAAAGGGTTTGAAGCTATTGGCGGCGAATGCCTGTTCACGTCCGAATGGAACAAATACGCAGTCAAAACCTACAAAGCTAACCACTTCTGCGATCCTGCACGTCATCGCTTCAATCTGGATATCCGTTCGGTCACGCTTTCTGACAAGCCCGAAATCAGTGACGAGGAAGCCTACAAGAACATTGATCGCAACATTCCTGATCACGATGTTTTATTGGCAGGGTTTCCGTGCCAACCATTTTCCCTTGCTGGTGTTTCCAAGAAGAACTCCTTGGGGCGCAAACATGGTTTCGAATGTGAGACCCAAGGCACTCTGTTTTTCGACGTGGCCCGAATTATTGCCGCGAAACGCCCGGCCGCATTCTTGCTTGAGAACGTCAAAAACCTGAAAAGCCATGACAAGGGCAATACGTTCCGGATTATTTGCGAAGCGCTGGATGAATTGGGCTATGAGGTTGCAGATGTAAATGCGCCGAAGGGTTCAGACCCTAAGGTCATCGATGCCAAGCACTTCGTGCCGCAGCATCGTGAGCGAATCGTGCTGGTGGGTTTCCGTCGTGACTTGAATGTTCACCAAGGATTCACGTTAAGTGAAATCAACAAGTACTTCCCGACGCAAAAACCTACGTTTGGCGATTTGCTCGATAAAGAAGTAGACAGCAAATACATCCTGACGCCAAAGCTCTGGGATTACCTGTATCGCTATGCTGCGAAGCATCGCGAGAAGGGTAATGGATTCGGTTTTGGGTTGACTCGGCCTAATGACGTGGCACGTACGTTGTCAGCGAGGTATCACAAGGACGGCTCTGAAATCCTTGTTGATCGAGGCTTTGTCGAAACTCTGGATTTCAATAGCGAACTGAACCAGATTAATCGGCCTCGTCGATTGACGCCTCATGAGTGTTCACGTTTGATGGGATTTGATAAGCCTGGTGAGAGCGCATTCATCATTCCGGTTTCTGACACTCAGGCTTATCGTCAGTTTGGCAACTCTGTTGCCGTCCCGGTTTTTGAGGCGGTTGCTCGATTGATGAAGGACCGTATCCTGAAAGCGAAAGAGAAAATGACCGACACTGAGCAGCCTCAGTTGGAATTCGCCCTTCCAGCCTGA
- a CDS encoding MBL fold metallo-hydrolase, which yields MANSTNASAPEASRQVEGHFKNHVPVQREGFRKMLRIMWKIIFHKPRNTRPTTAVPVQRLTHDALIAAPNHSVYRLGHSTVLLKLRDKFWITDPVFAERASPVQWAGPKRFHQPPISLEELPPIEAVILSHDHYDHLDYQAVLKLADKAKYFLTPLGVGDTLIKWGIDASKVRQLDWWQGTEVDGIQFIATPSQHFSGRGLFDGNSTLWASWVMIDADTRIFFSGDSGYFDGFKRIGEQYGPFDLTLMETGAYNVEWPHVHMQPEQTLQAHIDLKGRWLLPIHNGTFDLSMHAWFEPFDRILALAWERSVSITTPQMGEAFNVMYPQRGSAWWLGMENVGDQVEIQNA from the coding sequence ATGGCCAATTCCACCAACGCCTCTGCGCCTGAAGCTTCCCGTCAGGTCGAAGGGCATTTCAAAAACCATGTGCCCGTGCAACGTGAAGGCTTTCGCAAAATGCTGCGCATCATGTGGAAGATTATTTTCCACAAGCCGCGCAACACCCGACCGACCACTGCCGTTCCGGTGCAACGCCTGACCCACGACGCCTTGATCGCCGCGCCCAACCACAGCGTTTATCGTCTCGGCCACTCCACCGTATTGCTGAAACTGCGGGACAAATTCTGGATCACCGACCCGGTCTTCGCCGAACGTGCCTCGCCGGTGCAATGGGCCGGTCCGAAACGCTTTCACCAACCGCCCATCAGCCTCGAAGAATTGCCACCGATCGAAGCGGTGATCCTGTCCCACGATCACTACGACCACCTCGATTATCAAGCCGTGCTCAAACTGGCGGACAAGGCCAAATACTTCCTCACCCCACTGGGCGTCGGCGACACCCTGATCAAGTGGGGCATCGACGCCAGTAAAGTGCGCCAACTCGACTGGTGGCAAGGCACCGAAGTCGACGGCATCCAATTCATCGCCACCCCGTCGCAACACTTTTCCGGTCGGGGCCTGTTCGATGGCAACAGCACGCTGTGGGCCTCGTGGGTGATGATCGACGCCGACACGCGCATCTTCTTCAGCGGCGACAGCGGCTATTTCGATGGCTTCAAACGCATCGGCGAACAGTACGGCCCGTTCGACCTGACACTGATGGAAACCGGTGCGTACAACGTCGAATGGCCGCATGTGCACATGCAGCCCGAACAAACCCTGCAAGCGCACATCGACCTGAAAGGCCGCTGGTTACTGCCGATTCACAACGGCACGTTCGATCTGTCGATGCACGCCTGGTTCGAACCGTTTGACCGGATTCTGGCCTTGGCTTGGGAGCGCAGTGTTTCGATTACCACGCCGCAGATGGGTGAGGCGTTTAATGTGATGTATCCGCAGCGGGGGAGTGCTTGGTGGTTGGGGATGGAAAACGTCGGCGATCAGGTGGAAATCCAGAACGCATAA
- a CDS encoding BRO-N domain-containing protein, with amino-acid sequence MSEPLLATLFLRHGTCLRALLVENQVWFCAHDLGRLMGKHLDERMSRKLDADQRRMMLVEAQGIAEERLMISESGVYALLVYHYCPEYRLLREWLTHQVVPTLRDARPSRSVERPTLSVLDWPKMSLCMLHWQDEPWIRLRDMPCVLADDPFNQRGSWWRKVSRVLRGF; translated from the coding sequence ATGTCTGAACCGCTCCTTGCAACCCTCTTCCTTCGTCACGGCACCTGTCTTCGTGCCCTGCTCGTGGAGAACCAGGTGTGGTTCTGTGCTCACGACCTGGGAAGATTGATGGGCAAACATCTCGACGAACGCATGTCTCGCAAACTGGATGCAGATCAGCGGCGGATGATGCTCGTGGAGGCTCAAGGTATTGCCGAAGAACGACTGATGATCAGCGAGTCCGGCGTTTATGCGTTGCTGGTTTATCACTATTGCCCGGAGTATCGACTTCTGAGGGAATGGCTGACTCACCAGGTCGTTCCCACGTTACGTGATGCGCGTCCATCGCGTTCAGTTGAACGTCCAACGTTGAGTGTTCTGGACTGGCCGAAGATGTCACTCTGCATGCTGCACTGGCAGGATGAACCCTGGATTCGGTTGCGGGACATGCCTTGCGTGTTGGCAGATGATCCGTTCAATCAACGCGGGTCGTGGTGGCGTAAGGTGTCACGAGTGCTGCGAGGGTTCTGA
- a CDS encoding type II toxin-antitoxin system HipA family toxin → MSGKFTIQTFIEGHWHDAMTLSVSNVQKIEESRCSASYDQHYLVDFIDKLETPFEPAISVNLPLSWNPVDSNGYPPFVYDIIPAGAARKSLQKRFGGEKPDGMDMSFFLLSRCTPSPIGHLRVKESFEHIDQTRREAFARKEVVDRTNDFLEYAYESGAALGGATGAQGEAPKLIMVEDEDGALHADAMLSDELARRHWLVKFARNQATERDKNILRAEYHYYKAISQLGLNTITTDELVLEEADKPSLWMPRFDRRVANGVVERIPVESIYSVCGNTEPGSRMNHEDVLSRLIHLWRKNGQEGELEELVFEYLRRDLLNRILGNSDNHGRNMAIFRYRDKFELAPIYDLAPMVLDPEGVTRVTKWMPEHMGSPDWRAICGYFQDVVGPDVLFERLLEATETFRALPDLLVDLPEEVRRAQSIPMNNLDKRLVEWGLQ, encoded by the coding sequence ATGTCAGGAAAATTCACGATCCAGACTTTCATTGAAGGCCATTGGCACGATGCAATGACGCTTTCTGTGTCGAACGTTCAGAAGATTGAAGAGTCGCGATGCAGCGCATCTTACGACCAGCACTACCTGGTCGATTTCATCGATAAACTAGAGACGCCGTTCGAACCCGCCATCAGCGTGAACCTACCGCTGAGCTGGAACCCTGTCGATAGCAACGGCTATCCCCCATTTGTCTACGACATCATTCCAGCCGGCGCTGCTCGTAAATCGTTGCAGAAACGATTCGGTGGGGAAAAGCCTGATGGCATGGACATGAGCTTTTTCCTCCTGAGTCGCTGCACGCCTTCCCCCATTGGGCACTTGCGCGTGAAGGAGTCTTTCGAGCATATCGATCAGACTCGCAGGGAGGCGTTTGCGCGCAAAGAAGTCGTAGACAGAACAAATGACTTCCTCGAATACGCCTATGAATCTGGCGCTGCGTTAGGCGGTGCGACGGGCGCTCAGGGGGAAGCTCCAAAGCTGATTATGGTTGAGGATGAGGATGGAGCGCTTCATGCCGACGCGATGCTTTCTGACGAGCTTGCGCGTCGCCATTGGTTGGTGAAGTTTGCTCGCAACCAAGCCACCGAGCGCGACAAAAACATCCTGCGCGCCGAGTACCACTACTACAAAGCGATATCCCAGCTCGGTTTGAACACGATAACAACAGATGAACTGGTGCTGGAGGAAGCTGATAAGCCAAGTCTGTGGATGCCGCGCTTTGATAGGCGAGTCGCCAACGGCGTGGTGGAGAGGATTCCGGTCGAGTCGATTTATTCCGTGTGTGGGAACACCGAGCCCGGTTCGAGGATGAATCATGAGGATGTGCTCAGCCGCCTGATCCACCTGTGGCGTAAGAATGGGCAGGAGGGAGAGCTTGAGGAACTGGTATTTGAGTACCTGCGCCGTGACCTGCTGAACCGTATCCTGGGGAATTCGGATAACCATGGGCGCAACATGGCCATTTTCAGGTATCGGGACAAATTCGAGCTGGCGCCAATATACGACCTTGCACCGATGGTGCTCGATCCGGAAGGCGTTACTCGAGTCACCAAGTGGATGCCCGAGCATATGGGAAGTCCTGACTGGAGAGCGATCTGCGGATACTTCCAAGACGTGGTGGGCCCTGACGTGCTCTTCGAGCGTCTGCTCGAAGCAACTGAGACATTTAGAGCTTTGCCGGATCTGCTGGTCGATCTTCCAGAGGAAGTGAGGCGCGCCCAGTCTATTCCAATGAACAATCTGGATAAGCGCCTGGTTGAATGGGGGCTGCAATGA
- a CDS encoding LysR family transcriptional regulator: MLIPGAHYRLAFTHSILALSQVINAATHYRLDYPDLSLILALVRGGSLARASALLKVDVSTVFRAVRRLEAALGQQLFEKSRAGYLPTSLAQTLAEQAERAEQALEAARIGVEQGGEVISGTVRLTCTDSVLQGLLLPALAQFMPGYPALTIELSTSNDFANLSRRDADIALRLTNAPPEHLVGRRLAQVSYRVCASTAYLKSVDAEDLPSLTWIAPDDFLPDHPTVVWRRQQLPGVTPGYRCNSMLSVTELVRAGLGVAALPDFLIGNGLQPLSEPLHGYDTALWLLTRPDCRALRSVVTLFDELGRALKLP, from the coding sequence TTGTTGATTCCTGGAGCCCACTATAGATTGGCGTTCACGCACTCAATATTGGCGTTATCCCAAGTGATCAATGCAGCCACGCACTATCGACTGGATTACCCCGACCTGTCCCTGATCCTCGCCCTGGTGCGTGGCGGCTCGTTGGCCCGGGCTTCGGCGTTGTTGAAAGTCGACGTCTCGACCGTGTTCCGCGCCGTGCGCCGACTGGAAGCCGCACTGGGTCAGCAACTGTTCGAAAAGAGCCGCGCCGGCTACTTGCCCACCAGCCTGGCGCAGACCCTGGCCGAGCAGGCCGAACGCGCCGAACAAGCGCTGGAGGCCGCGCGCATCGGCGTAGAGCAGGGCGGTGAAGTCATCAGCGGCACCGTGCGGCTGACCTGTACCGATTCGGTCCTGCAAGGTTTGCTGTTGCCGGCGCTGGCGCAGTTCATGCCCGGTTATCCGGCGCTGACCATCGAATTGAGTACGTCCAATGACTTCGCCAACCTCAGCCGTCGGGATGCGGACATTGCCTTGCGCCTGACCAATGCGCCGCCCGAGCATTTGGTCGGTCGACGTCTGGCGCAGGTGTCGTATCGTGTTTGTGCGAGCACGGCGTATCTGAAATCGGTCGATGCCGAAGACCTGCCCTCGCTCACGTGGATCGCCCCGGACGACTTCCTCCCCGATCACCCCACCGTCGTATGGCGTCGTCAGCAGTTGCCCGGCGTCACACCGGGTTATCGCTGCAACAGCATGTTGTCGGTGACGGAACTGGTGCGGGCCGGGTTGGGGGTTGCGGCCTTGCCGGACTTTCTGATCGGTAACGGGCTGCAGCCGTTGAGCGAGCCGTTGCACGGTTACGACACCGCGCTGTGGTTGCTGACCCGCCCGGACTGTCGCGCCTTGCGCTCGGTGGTGACGTTGTTCGATGAGTTGGGACGGGCGTTGAAATTGCCTTGA
- a CDS encoding XRE family transcriptional regulator, producing the protein MASYAMKITLERIALFQFTPAHCAQARAMLGWSVDELSRESGVSVDMIERFEAKRDVADADRLALAYRFESEGLVFFPGFAPGRGMNMKGASADAVGRAEYAMAD; encoded by the coding sequence ATGGCCTCTTATGCGATGAAAATCACCCTGGAACGTATCGCCCTCTTCCAATTCACCCCTGCACATTGCGCCCAGGCCCGGGCGATGCTGGGTTGGAGTGTTGATGAGTTGTCGCGGGAGTCTGGCGTTTCGGTCGACATGATCGAGCGATTTGAGGCGAAGCGTGATGTGGCGGATGCTGATCGACTGGCGTTGGCTTATCGGTTTGAGTCGGAAGGGCTGGTGTTCTTCCCGGGGTTTGCGCCAGGTAGGGGGATGAACATGAAAGGTGCATCGGCGGATGCGGTGGGACGGGCGGAATATGCGATGGCTGATTGA
- a CDS encoding helix-turn-helix transcriptional regulator produces the protein MKENTNEGRRELIDDIVTQHGIGTETLGTSIRRLRLEVTGLDQETFAAMCNMSTKALYQIEKDKGNPTISTIDAILRKFGLRLGLTMAATTLYTPPLGQQKPVSKAPVRGANPKRKLNRVATLRATTKTKGDDKGPTE, from the coding sequence ATGAAAGAGAACACCAACGAGGGGCGCAGGGAACTCATTGACGACATCGTGACTCAGCACGGGATAGGGACCGAAACCCTGGGAACCTCTATCCGTCGGCTACGGCTTGAGGTGACCGGTCTGGATCAGGAAACCTTTGCTGCCATGTGCAACATGTCGACCAAGGCCCTGTACCAAATCGAAAAGGACAAGGGTAATCCGACCATCAGCACCATCGACGCCATCTTGAGGAAATTCGGGTTGCGCCTGGGGCTGACCATGGCTGCCACAACCCTTTACACGCCGCCGCTTGGGCAGCAAAAGCCGGTTTCCAAAGCGCCCGTTCGCGGCGCCAATCCTAAGCGCAAGCTTAATAGAGTGGCTACGTTGCGAGCCACAACGAAGACCAAGGGTGACGATAAGGGCCCGACCGAATGA
- a CDS encoding TetR/AcrR family transcriptional regulator yields MTAPQRLTDRKREAIIQAAIAEFRANGFDITSMDKIAATAGVSKRTVYNHFPSKEELFAEILNQLWARVTAEQETSYRADLPLRDQMRLMLMAKLQMLGDDNFLDLARVAIAATIHSPERAQNMVARMGEREEGLTVWIRAAQADGRLKPVDPGFAAQQIQGMLKSFAFWPQISMGLPGLSPEMQATVVDSALDMFLACYQR; encoded by the coding sequence ATGACAGCTCCACAGCGCCTGACCGACCGAAAACGCGAAGCGATCATCCAAGCGGCGATTGCCGAATTCCGTGCCAACGGTTTCGACATCACCAGCATGGACAAGATTGCCGCCACCGCTGGCGTGTCGAAGCGCACGGTGTACAACCACTTCCCGAGCAAGGAAGAGTTGTTCGCCGAAATCCTCAATCAGTTATGGGCGCGGGTGACGGCCGAACAGGAAACGTCCTACCGCGCTGACCTGCCGCTGCGCGACCAGATGCGCCTGATGCTGATGGCGAAATTGCAGATGTTGGGCGATGACAATTTTCTCGACCTGGCGCGGGTCGCCATCGCGGCCACCATCCATTCCCCGGAGCGTGCGCAGAACATGGTCGCGCGAATGGGCGAACGCGAAGAAGGCCTGACCGTGTGGATTCGCGCTGCTCAGGCCGATGGACGTTTGAAGCCGGTCGACCCGGGGTTCGCCGCCCAACAGATACAGGGAATGCTCAAATCCTTTGCCTTCTGGCCGCAGATTTCCATGGGACTGCCCGGGCTTTCACCCGAGATGCAGGCCACTGTCGTGGACTCTGCGCTGGATATGTTCCTCGCCTGCTATCAGCGCTGA